A segment of the Paraburkholderia fungorum genome:
GAGGTAATCGCTAGCGTGAATATCGGAGACGGCATGCTTTTTGAGAACAGTCTTCTCTATCAGCAGAATATCGCTCCATTCTTTGGCAGAGGCCGCAACAGCAAATTGCGCTATGGGATGTTCGTCCGCGCGCTCACGACTGTTTTAGTGGACCATCCTCTACGTAGCCTTTTGGACACATACGCTGCTCCCCCATCATTCAGGGATGGTGAGGCGAGGATCTGGATCAGGCAGAAACTTCACATGAGGAGTATTGGTCGTGACGAAGTACGAGCTTTTGCGAATGCAATGAAACGATATGGAAGTGGCAGCGAGGTATACGACATATTGAAAATGTTTGGCGAACAGTTCCCGAGCGATAAGGAATTATTTGATTCCCTCAATACAGCGTTTGTACGCGCTTTTCCTGAAAACGGGCGTTAATCCATGTTAGCTCGTTCCCTCCACGAACGGACGATTGAGGGGTTGTTTGGTAGTTCGGAAATTAGATCCGAACTGCAGAAATACCTTCTCAACCTTGACTACGACAGTGATGCTTTAGGCGCACGGTGCATTGACGCGCTGGAGAGAACACTCGAGCAGGATCACAGACGCGAGTTTCGGCGCAGCGATATTCAGCGGGTTGTCTCTGGAGTTGGCACATTTCTGTCATCCCCTTCGCTTCCTGTGCTGGATGAGCTGTTCGACCGACTGATGGTTCGCAACGGTGACATGCTGCAGTATCGTGAAGATAGCGTGCAAGGCTTCGCCCGGCTGGCGGCAGGTGTCGATCCGACTTTGATCGCCGGATGGCATCTGGCTTGTTGGCTCGATCAGTCAGTCCGACCTTCGACCAATGATGTGCGCCGGATTGTCGAGGCTCAAGTGCCGATGTTCGCACCTGCAGCCTCTAACCGCAGCTTCGCAGAAGGCCACGTTCACCTGGGCGGGATAACATTCGACGGGTTGGTGCTCGCAGATCAATTGCTTTTTGATCGAAATGTACGTGACAAGAAGGAGCATCTGACCGTACGACGATTGCAACGAGTGCTTCGCGTCCTCCTAGAAAGCACGATTAGCCGTTCATCAGACAATACGCCGGACGGCACGACTGATCTTCGTATCCGCCTTCGGCAGGCTGTCGAGCCTGAGTCGTTTGATACAGACCGTTCTACGCATTTGCCGCTTGACTGGCAAACGGTAGCAAACGCCTGCATCGTCACCCGCAATGTTGATTCACAATGGCTTGTGTTTCATCTCGCAAACGCTATCGATGCAGATCTGATCTCACAGGCATGGTTATGGCTCGTGATTTATCTCTGGTCACTCTTTCGCGCCCCAGGAGCCCTTCTTTGCGAACGCGCGGCAGTCTGCTACCTGATCAATGGCTTGATGGGGCTGCGGCGTAAGATCATCATGGATGGGCAAGGGTTGACGCGCTTTGCAGACGATTACTATTCGGCGCCGTTAAGGAAACCACGAAATGCTCGAGCGAATTCGGTTGATCGAATTCGCCGCTTGCTTGCAAGCCAATCCGATCTTGCTGAAATCAAGATTGGAACTGATGCGTTTGGACCATCAATCGCTCAACAGGTCGCCGAAGCGCTTGTAGCTAGTGCAGAGATACAGTCTCCGGATTTGCCGGTTGTTCGAGCCAATGGGTTTGATTTATCTCTGGATCCGCGCACCCATCTCTATGTCGGTCATCTGAATCGCTGGCATTTTTGTGCGCATATGTCGCGATCGAATCCGAAACGGCTTACACGCAACCGATATCAACAACTGCAATGGGCCAGGATGAAAGAGCTCCGCCGGGCGCTCGAACGTCAAGCTGGCTGGAATGTGGACACATTCCTGCATGGGCGCATCAACGAGAATGTCGCACTTCATCCGGCCCGATGGTTACGCGGTCTCGATGTGGCTGGGGATGAGAATGTCGGCCGCATCGAGCTGTTCGCTCCGATGTTGCGGTGGATGCGCAGCGGGATGTTGACGCGGCCCGATGGAGAACGTCCTGCCGGAGGATTTCATTTCAGCATTCACGCAGGAGAGGATTACGCCCATCCACTATCTGGGATGCGCCATATTGACGAAACTGTTCGATTCTGTGACATGCGAAGTGGTGACCGGCTTGGCCACGCCCTTGCGATCGGTATTGACCTCAAGGTTTGGACCGACCGGCATGGAGACATGGTATTACCAGTTGACGAACATCTCGACAACCTAGTATGGGCATGGCACTACGCTTGCGAACTTTCTGGAAAACTGCCGCTCGCAGCCCAGATTTTGCCGCGCCTCGAACGTCGGATCGCCCGCTTTGCAAGAGAGGTTCCGTGGCTGAGCGGTGGGAAAGGTCAATCGGCAGGTCCGCTACTTCACTCGGCGCCCGATCGATCTTTCGTGGACAGGCCTATTATCACACGGGACACAGGGGTTACGCCTGATACGCTTTATCGCGCCTGGCAACTGCGGCGCAATTGCGCAACAACGATGCGTGAAAACATTCCCGTTGCTATCCAAGATGATTTACTTGACCAAGCTGTCCCTGACTTCGCAAGGCTCAAGGCTGCCTGGGAGACTAGTAACGACGGAACACCTGAGTCAATTTACCTCGCACGCGAATCCGCGTTTTCATTAACTCCTAAAGGAAAAGTCCGTGACGTACTTGTTCGGGTTGCAGCTAAAGACAACACCGATCTATCTCTACGATTGGAACGGGACAGCACAGCGATAGACGGGGAGTTTCTATACGATTACGAGACGGCTGAAGATCTGGACTTTGCAACTGCAATTCAGGATCATCTTCTGCATAATTTCGACAGAATGGGTCTGATTATTGAAACCAATCCAACCTCAAACGTTTATATTGCCCGTCTCAATAGCTATAGCGAGCATCCAATCTTTCGATGGAGCCCGCCTAACGATCGAAGTTTAGAGAAAGGCGAGCGTTACAACCGCTTCGGATTGAGGAGCGGCCCCATTCAAGTATTGGTGAATACGGATGATCCCGGCATTATGCCAACGACGCTCAGGACGGAGTATGCATTGTTGCTGGAGGCTTCGGTCGATTTGGGCTACTCCCGTACGACAAGTGAGATGTGGTTGGAACGCATTCGCCAGGCTGGCATCGACCAGTTTTATCGGAATCACCTTCAGGTGTTTCCAGGCCTATGAAGATGGCAATATCTTGAGTACTTGGATAGATGGCGTGTGAGCAGATAAGCTTACTTGATTAAACGGTGGAGTACGGCGTTTCACCACATTGATGCGGACCTCCGTACTGAACGTCATACTCCAATAGCGACGGCGAACGCAGGAGCAAGCTTCCCGCGCTTTCGCCCGCTACCTTGCTACCGATTCGTGCAACGGTAGGGGCACTAACCAGTCTATCAATCCGGAGTTAAAAAAGCTCAGCTGGTCAGCTGTTGCCCTTTCAAAGGTGTTGCTTTAAGTCCGGTTAACCCGAGGATCGCCTGTGGCCGACCCACATACACAAGTCTTTGACGCGGCACGACACCTTCGTAAGACGGTTAGGTTAGCCTATTGCGTTCAACTCGGCCCTAGCCGACATTCAAGTGTTGTCGTTTGTACGGTGGCTTCGGGACATCTTTGGTCATTCGGACAAGCGTTTTTTAAACGTCTGCTCTCGTCGCCTTTGATTGCATACCTCTTTCCCGAAGCAAAAGCCGCGGCACAGCCCTCTGGGCGGCCGGCTCAACACTATACGTTCGATGCTTTTTTGCTGGTTCGCAGCGATCTGACGCGATGTGGAGAGTTTCTGGCTTCGGCTCCGTACGGCGTCTTTTGCCGGCACATTTCGTGACACTGCTCACAGCTTCGCTCAGCAATGACAGGGTCACGCATTGCGCACAAGAGTTTGAAGGCGACAGCCCTGTTGACACTTTCGGACGGCGCCTTGTGACGTCGCGTTACACATTCGCCGAGTTTTTTTATGGTACTCCCCGCGATAGCGGTTCCGCGCACGTTTTTTAGTCACGATGTTCTTCGCTTATGACGTGCTCGTCGTGGAAACCAAAGTGACCCTTCTAATGCAACATGATAGACAGGTGCGCGCCTGGTTGTCAGGAGAAAAATCCGCTTCTCGTTCACCCGAGGCGGTTACGACACGCTATGCCGTTTCAAGCGAAAAAGTTCATATCAGTTTGGTGTGTCCAGCTTGATACTTGGCTATCATCCCATAGCTACAACACAATCACGCCGCTGAGCGAGTTTGTGGAATAGGTGCATGCATGTTGAGTATGCAATACGCATGGTATTGAGACATAGGGAGATTTGGGTGTCGCCGTTGGCACCAAATCCGATAGCCTCCGCTCTCGAATTTAAGCGCGTCCCAGATATTATTGTTTCTCAGCGAAAGCGAGCTCGTATGAAAAACGTCAACAGCAATGGTTTCAATTTAAATATCAGTTGGCATATGCTGAGCGCGGCGAAAAAAATGATTGAAGAAGCAGGCGACGCGCTAGGGTGTCGTCACTTGTTCGGAATACTCATGCGGGGGTGCGTGTGAAATCAGCTACGTAGGTTGCACCGCCGCGACCGGATATGGCGCAAGAGCACATTTTAGACAAATTAAACGAGACCAAGATCCATGAAGCAGGAAATCGATAGCGTCATCCTTCACGCGCGTAACGCACCTGTGGATCCAGCCAAACGAATCATACGAAGCAATGTTCTTGATACCATTGACCGAACCTTCGAAAACAACAGCATCGTATTCATCGAGGGTGATTCGCTCTCTGGTAAATCAGAACTGGCCGCGCAGTTCATGAACCGGCATGATGGCAAAGCAATCGGAGTCTTCCTTACCACCGGAAGCCCAATGTTTTATTCATCGTCATTCTTTAGATTGGCCCTCTGTGAGCAGATCCATTATCTCGTCAATCGGACCGATTCCAACATCGATCCGCCGGTAGGTGAGGATCTGTTCCATCGATATGTACTTCGCCTTCAGTCTTTGGGTAGACGGAATCCAATTACTTTCGTTATCGATGGGCTGGAAGATTCTGATAAGGCTGACCGGACAACGACGCAGGAAATATTCTCGCAGATTCCGGCAGTTCAGTCCGAGTTCAAGATACTTATCACTGGAAGTGATCGCCTCTATCGTGAACTGAATCTCCAGAAACGTGGTGCTGTTAAGATCCCGCCGTTTTCACTGAGTGAGCTGGAGAGCGAAGCGTATCTGCGGGATCTGGACCTTTCGTCGGATGACCAGAGAGCGCTTCACATATACACGGGCGGCAATATCGGATCACTGCATCTGGTGCGCACCCTGTTGCTTGATGGAACACCCATCGACGACTTGCTGTCAGAGAAAAAGGGAAGCACAGGGAAGCTGCTTGAGCATGAATGGTCATCCCTGCAACTTGACGATGAAACCAGGCTGCTGCTGGCCATGATTGTGTTTTCACACGCGCCGCTTTCGAGCAGCGCACTCAGCGACCTGACTGACCAGTCAATCGACGCGATTGATACAAAACTTGCTGGCTTCCGTTTCGTTTCGACAGCCGCAGGCCTATGGTCAGTTCGGTCGGAAGCGCAAAAACGGTTTATTGCAGACAAACTCTTTGAAATGCGCAAGTCAGTGGAAGACAAACTGATCAACCGCCTCTTTGACCTGCAGGAGCAGAGAGACGGTATTGTTTCGTTACCTTCACAACTTCTCGCTGCTGGCCAGCACGCGGAGGCTCTACGCATACTTTCGGGAGAGCATTTTTCCCGACTACTTGCACATGAGAGTTCGTTGCGATCATTGAATCGGCATGCCGAATATGGTGTTGTTTCTGCCCGCAAAGGTGATGATACTTTCTCTGAACTGCGATTCTCGCTAATACAGTCCGCCATCAACGGGACGACATTGGCAGCTACTTCTAACTATGAAATCGAGGCGCTCCTGTCCCTTGGGAAAGACGACGGCGCAGCGGCGCTGGCGTTGACCGCCGCCACGGCCGAGGAGCGGCTACGTCAGTTGGCAGCGGCCGCGGGATGTTTTGCCAAAAAAGAAAAAGCAGTGCCTGAGCAGGTCATCGCTGCCCTTAAGGATCTGCTTTCGGAACTAGAGGACGAACTCTCCGAGCCGTTGCTGATCAGTATCGCCGCGGAGTTACTTCAGGTGGATCTTGATCTTGCATTGCAAATTCTGGAGAAGGCAGGACGGAAAAAGTCGAGAAAACTGGACTCATCCGCAGCGTCACAGCCTGAGGGAGTAGACGGGCTGGGTTCCCGAGGTCAGGAATCAGGCGAATCAGCCTCCCGCACAGAAACGGCGGCCGATCTGCGCCCCATCCTTGACGCGGCAGAATTTCTCGTGAAGAACATGAGTGTGGATGATGTTCTGGATCGTGTCTCTCATCTTGAAGAAAGTCACAAACTGTTTCTTCTTCAACGATGGCTCGAAGCACACCGAAAGAACCCGCGCGCGTTCGAGATAGCTCTCGTCGCTCTGGATATTGTTCTCCGTGATACATCGAAGGCTCCTAAACTGAAAGACCTCAGGGAGATTGCGATCGTTGTTCCACACATCTCAGACCATCCAGATTCGGATCGTGTAATCTCGCGGCTCGATGCGCAAAGCAGTGAACTGGTTGGGCACGGGACTTCTGAAGAAGCTGTTCGACTCAAGATGCTGCTTTTAAGAGGCAAGCAGCGCTGGAAGACGGATGCCGTTGATGCCGATCTTATTGATCTCTTCGCTCAGGTTCATGGTGTTTCTGATGTCGGCATCCGGACAGCCTGTTACGCATGGATGCTGTATCACGCCGGTCTACTTCGCGATAAGGATTCTTTTGAAGAAAGAACCGGCGTCATTGCCGAGACCACAAAACATCTACTCGAAGCCACTGATCTCTTGCTCGCACAGACGGCCGAGCACTATGTTGCAGCCGTTGACGCTGTCAGGGCTATCTGCATGGCCGCGCCCGACAAAGCCCTAGAGCTAGTTGGCCGATTCAACACACGAGCTCGTCGTGACAAAGGGTTTGCGCAGGTCGTGCGGTCCTTGGCTGTCAACAAAACCTACAACAAGCACGTGGCGATTGTAGTGGCCGGAATCGAAAGCGTGGTTGACATGGAGGAGCGGGAGAAATTGGTTCTCTTCCTGCTTTACCGGATATCTAGAGATCAAAAAGTTGACCAGAATGCTCCTGTAGAGCCTCGCCTCCTAATTTTGTGGAAGCGGGTGATGCATAGTACGCGCAGAATGCAAGCGATGATTCTGACATACAAGATCATCAACACTTCTGCGTCACTGAGAAAGCCTACTACACTCCTCGAAGATGCCCTCAATGTATGGCGTGATATCTCCGATTCACCGCTTCGCGTCAATGTTGGGTATTGGGTAGTAAGCGAGCTCGCCATTGTAGATCGGAGCAACGCAGAACGGTGGCTCGATATGGTAAGAGAAGAATCCAAGCAATCGGGTGCGCCATCTAGTATGGCGAGCACTCAATTGTTCCTTGTCGCGGGGCTTGCGGGGAGGGTGTTCGCATGTTACGTGGCCGAATGCCCTCACGACTTTGACGCTGCACTTGCAAGACTATCGCTTATTGTCGAAAGCATTCCCGCTCTCGATGAGCAGGCCCAGATATGGGCGGAAGTGGGAGTGCAACTCTTCTACTCGCAACATCGAGACCTTAGTCAGCGAGTTGTTGAAAAAAAGATTGAGCCGCTTCTAACGGTGAATTTTGAAACTAACGTGGTTCTTCAACAAACGGTTCTCTTTAATGTCGCGCCGTTACTTTATCTAATATCGTCCGACGCAGCAAATGCGCGAATAGAGCGAGGTATCCCGCGCGAGACTCGCGACGACGTGAGAGATTCCATCGCAAAGACAATTCTTAGGAAGATGTTGCCTTCTAATTTTTACCAGGAGCGTCATCGGACGGAGTTCGAACTATCCTACGCGGGAGCAACGGCTGTCCTTGCGCAAATAAAACTGATGACGGAAGATTCTGTTATTTACAACAATGTTTCAAGATTGTGCAATAGCCTTCAGGCGAAAAAGAATAGAAGTGCCATTCGTCGTAACCAGGTAGCTGACATTCTAGTCGACCTCAGAAAGATCGTCGAAGAGAAGTTGCCGGATAAGGAAAACATTCAGCATGAGGGGTTTCTGATCGCCTGTCTCGCAGAGATTCTGCGCTGTCAAATTCACGAAACGAAACAGCGGAACAATAACCAATGGCTTGATTTATTCAATCGAGCCAAGGCGATTTGCAACGGCGCGGACAGGGTCATCGTCGTCAGCATGGTTGCATCGTGCTCCGGCGGAGCAGGTCCATTCGCAGACGGCGTATGGTTCGAGAGCGTCAAAAGGGACATACAAAATATTCCTTCCGACCGAGATCGGATCGAGCGCTATCAATGGGTCGCAGAAGTAATTGAACCGTT
Coding sequences within it:
- the rdrB gene encoding antiviral RADAR system adenosine deaminase RdrB, with the protein product MLARSLHERTIEGLFGSSEIRSELQKYLLNLDYDSDALGARCIDALERTLEQDHRREFRRSDIQRVVSGVGTFLSSPSLPVLDELFDRLMVRNGDMLQYREDSVQGFARLAAGVDPTLIAGWHLACWLDQSVRPSTNDVRRIVEAQVPMFAPAASNRSFAEGHVHLGGITFDGLVLADQLLFDRNVRDKKEHLTVRRLQRVLRVLLESTISRSSDNTPDGTTDLRIRLRQAVEPESFDTDRSTHLPLDWQTVANACIVTRNVDSQWLVFHLANAIDADLISQAWLWLVIYLWSLFRAPGALLCERAAVCYLINGLMGLRRKIIMDGQGLTRFADDYYSAPLRKPRNARANSVDRIRRLLASQSDLAEIKIGTDAFGPSIAQQVAEALVASAEIQSPDLPVVRANGFDLSLDPRTHLYVGHLNRWHFCAHMSRSNPKRLTRNRYQQLQWARMKELRRALERQAGWNVDTFLHGRINENVALHPARWLRGLDVAGDENVGRIELFAPMLRWMRSGMLTRPDGERPAGGFHFSIHAGEDYAHPLSGMRHIDETVRFCDMRSGDRLGHALAIGIDLKVWTDRHGDMVLPVDEHLDNLVWAWHYACELSGKLPLAAQILPRLERRIARFAREVPWLSGGKGQSAGPLLHSAPDRSFVDRPIITRDTGVTPDTLYRAWQLRRNCATTMRENIPVAIQDDLLDQAVPDFARLKAAWETSNDGTPESIYLARESAFSLTPKGKVRDVLVRVAAKDNTDLSLRLERDSTAIDGEFLYDYETAEDLDFATAIQDHLLHNFDRMGLIIETNPTSNVYIARLNSYSEHPIFRWSPPNDRSLEKGERYNRFGLRSGPIQVLVNTDDPGIMPTTLRTEYALLLEASVDLGYSRTTSEMWLERIRQAGIDQFYRNHLQVFPGL